A region of Bradyrhizobium sp. SZCCHNS1050 DNA encodes the following proteins:
- a CDS encoding amidohydrolase family protein, with translation MLRRDLLATMAGLGAASVLGGPALSADEAKIPSIAGPDPAPKTPSFRAPPGSVDTHTHIFGPAATYPFSPSRPYTPPDASLEMFRALHAKIGVERAVIVNATVHGTDNRVVTDAIAQSNGNYKGVANINAAMSDADLAALGKAGICACRFAFLRRLGGVGDMNVFRTLVDRVAAIGWHVDVYLEAGTIQEFVPILKALPVTYVIDHMGTISAAKGIDDAGFKALLDLQASDDKCWIKITGPERASASGPPFHDAVPFARKLIDNAPDRVIWGTDWPHPNVKIMPNDGDLVDLIPLYAPDPAMQRKLLVSNPERLFKFEPKS, from the coding sequence ATGTTGAGACGAGACCTGCTGGCCACCATGGCCGGACTGGGAGCGGCGAGCGTGCTCGGAGGCCCTGCCCTCTCCGCCGACGAGGCCAAGATCCCCAGCATCGCCGGCCCGGATCCGGCACCGAAGACCCCGAGCTTCAGGGCGCCACCGGGCAGCGTCGATACCCACACCCACATCTTCGGGCCGGCGGCGACCTATCCATTCTCGCCCAGCCGCCCCTACACGCCGCCCGACGCATCGCTGGAGATGTTCCGGGCGCTGCACGCCAAGATCGGCGTCGAGCGCGCCGTCATCGTCAACGCCACCGTCCACGGCACCGACAATCGGGTCGTGACCGATGCGATCGCGCAGAGCAACGGCAACTACAAGGGCGTCGCCAACATCAACGCGGCGATGTCCGATGCCGACCTCGCGGCGCTCGGCAAGGCCGGCATCTGCGCCTGCCGGTTCGCCTTCCTCCGCCGCCTCGGCGGCGTCGGCGACATGAACGTCTTCCGCACCCTGGTGGACCGCGTCGCGGCGATCGGCTGGCACGTCGACGTTTATCTCGAGGCCGGGACGATCCAGGAATTCGTGCCGATCCTGAAGGCGCTGCCGGTCACCTATGTGATCGACCACATGGGCACGATCAGCGCTGCCAAGGGGATCGACGATGCCGGGTTCAAGGCGCTGCTCGACCTGCAGGCGAGCGACGACAAGTGCTGGATCAAGATCACCGGTCCCGAGCGCGCTTCGGCCTCCGGCCCCCCGTTCCACGACGCGGTCCCGTTCGCCCGCAAGCTGATCGACAACGCGCCGGATCGCGTCATCTGGGGCACCGACTGGCCGCATCCGAACGTCAAGATCATGCCCAATGACGGCGATCTGGTCGATCTGATCCCACTCTACGCCCCGGATCCGGCCATGCAGCGAAAGCTGCTTGTCAGCAATCCCGAACGGCTGTTCAAGTTCGAGCCCAAGAGCTGA
- a CDS encoding acetyl-CoA C-acetyltransferase: MVDALIIDACRTPRGIGKAGKGALAGLHPQHLGATVLRALADRTGINTGDVDDIIWGCSSQRGPQSGDLGRMSALDAGYDIRASGVTLDRFCGSGITSVNIAASSIMAGQEDLVIAGGCEMMSMDGRRGEGPLMMDAGNLHLRALHPQSHQGVCADAIATMEGITRADVDALGLESQKRAAAAIAAGHFKKSLVPVHREDGSVALDHEEYPRPQTTAEALAALKPAFPAIADYALDEKGTTYRNLILQRYPGLEIEFVHHAGNSSGVVDGAAAILLASPSYAKAHGLKPRARVVAMANMGDDPTLMLNAPVPATRKVLAKAGLKLDDIDLFEINEAFAVVAEKYIRDLELDRAKVNVNGGSIALGHPIGATGSILIGTLLDELERRDLKRGLVTMCAAGGMAPAIIIERI, from the coding sequence ATGGTCGACGCGCTCATCATCGATGCCTGCAGAACGCCGCGCGGTATTGGCAAAGCCGGCAAGGGCGCGCTCGCCGGGCTGCACCCGCAGCATCTCGGCGCCACCGTGCTGCGTGCGCTGGCCGACCGCACCGGCATCAATACCGGCGATGTCGACGACATCATCTGGGGCTGCTCGTCGCAGCGCGGACCGCAGAGCGGCGATCTCGGCCGCATGTCGGCGCTCGATGCCGGCTACGACATCCGTGCCTCCGGCGTCACGCTCGATCGCTTCTGCGGTTCCGGCATCACCAGCGTCAACATCGCAGCAAGCTCGATCATGGCCGGGCAGGAGGACCTCGTCATCGCCGGCGGCTGCGAGATGATGTCGATGGACGGCCGGCGCGGCGAGGGGCCGCTGATGATGGATGCCGGCAACCTGCATCTGCGCGCGCTGCATCCGCAGTCGCACCAGGGCGTCTGCGCCGACGCCATCGCCACCATGGAAGGCATCACCCGCGCCGACGTCGACGCGCTCGGGCTGGAGAGCCAGAAGCGCGCGGCGGCTGCGATCGCTGCCGGCCATTTCAAGAAGAGTCTGGTGCCGGTGCATCGCGAGGACGGCAGCGTCGCGCTCGACCACGAGGAATACCCCCGGCCGCAGACAACGGCCGAGGCGCTGGCCGCGCTGAAGCCGGCGTTTCCGGCGATCGCCGACTACGCGCTGGACGAGAAGGGCACGACGTATCGCAACCTGATCCTGCAGCGCTATCCCGGCCTCGAGATCGAATTCGTGCATCACGCCGGCAACTCCTCGGGCGTGGTCGACGGTGCGGCGGCGATCCTGCTGGCGTCGCCGTCCTATGCCAAGGCCCATGGCCTGAAGCCGCGGGCACGCGTCGTGGCGATGGCCAATATGGGCGACGACCCGACCCTGATGCTGAACGCCCCGGTGCCGGCGACGCGCAAGGTGCTGGCCAAGGCCGGGCTCAAGCTTGATGACATCGACCTGTTCGAGATCAACGAGGCGTTCGCCGTCGTCGCCGAGAAGTATATCCGCGACCTCGAGCTCGACCGCGCCAAGGTCAATGTGAACGGCGGCTCGATCGCGCTGGGACATCCGATCGGCGCCACCGGTTCCATCCTGATCGGGACGCTGCTCGACGAGCTCGAGCGGCGCGATCTCAAGCGCGGCCTGGTCACGATGTGCGCGGCCGGTGGCATGGCACCCGCGATCATCATCGAGCGGATCTGA
- a CDS encoding efflux RND transporter periplasmic adaptor subunit, producing MKKRMTIMLAAMAVLFGGLYGFQTFKGIMIAKAIGAMANPPQTISTVVAATAAWRSNITAVGSLRAVNGADLALQTAGIVQGIQFNSGDTVEAGQQLLQLVATDDVAKLQSLQATAENYAIVVKRDEEQIKFNAVSQATLDSDRANLKNAQALVTQQKAIVEQKTLKAPFAGRLGIRAVDLGQYLGAGTTIVTLQSLDPIFVDFYLPQQSLADIRIGQDVGIAVDAYPGERFTGQISAINAKVDSTSRNVQIRATLHNDATRLLPGMFAKVEIATGKPEQLVTLPLTAIVSNPYGDLVYVVDDLKDGEGKARQTFVKSKPAKGDRIAITDGIKPGETVVIAGQIKLRNGSPVKIDNSHVPVAEAAPNVVDQ from the coding sequence ATGAAGAAACGCATGACGATCATGCTGGCCGCCATGGCGGTGCTGTTCGGCGGCCTGTACGGCTTTCAGACCTTCAAGGGCATCATGATCGCTAAGGCGATCGGCGCCATGGCCAACCCGCCGCAGACGATCTCGACGGTCGTTGCAGCGACCGCAGCATGGCGCTCCAACATCACCGCGGTCGGCTCGCTGCGCGCCGTCAACGGCGCCGATCTGGCGCTGCAGACCGCGGGCATCGTGCAGGGCATCCAGTTCAATTCGGGCGACACCGTCGAAGCCGGCCAGCAATTGCTGCAGTTGGTCGCAACCGATGACGTCGCCAAGCTGCAGTCGCTGCAGGCGACTGCCGAGAACTATGCCATCGTCGTCAAGCGCGACGAGGAGCAGATCAAATTCAACGCGGTGAGCCAGGCCACGCTCGACAGCGATCGCGCCAACCTGAAGAACGCGCAGGCCCTGGTGACGCAGCAGAAGGCGATCGTCGAGCAGAAGACCCTGAAGGCGCCGTTCGCCGGCCGGCTCGGCATCCGCGCCGTCGATCTCGGGCAGTATCTCGGCGCCGGCACCACCATTGTCACCCTGCAGAGCCTCGATCCGATCTTCGTCGATTTCTACCTGCCGCAGCAGTCGCTCGCCGACATCCGGATCGGCCAGGACGTCGGAATCGCCGTCGACGCCTATCCCGGCGAACGCTTCACCGGTCAGATCTCGGCGATCAACGCCAAGGTCGATTCGACGAGCCGCAACGTCCAGATTCGCGCCACGCTGCACAACGATGCGACGCGGTTGCTGCCGGGCATGTTCGCCAAGGTCGAGATCGCGACCGGCAAGCCCGAACAGCTCGTCACGCTGCCGCTGACGGCGATCGTCAGCAATCCCTATGGCGATCTCGTCTACGTGGTCGACGATCTCAAGGACGGCGAGGGCAAGGCGCGGCAGACGTTCGTGAAGAGCAAGCCGGCCAAGGGCGACCGGATCGCGATCACCGACGGCATCAAGCCGGGCGAGACGGTGGTGATCGCGGGACAGATCAAGCTGCGCAACGGCAGCCCGGTCAAGATCGACAACTCGCACGTGCCCGTCGCCGAGGCGGCGCCGAACGTCGTCGATCAGTAA
- a CDS encoding efflux RND transporter permease subunit has product MRFTDIFIRRPVLALVVSALILVLGLRSMSTLAILQYPRTQNAIVTVSTAYAGADSDIIAGFITTPLENAIAQANGIDYMTSTSVTGSSTITVNLRLNYDSGKAMTEINAKVNSVLNQLPTGTQQPTLTLKVGQTIDSMYIGFASDVLAPNQITDYLTRVVQPKLQAVSGVQTAELLGAKKFALRAWLDPDKLAAYGLTATDVSTALSGNDYISGLGTTKGRLVQVDLAAATNLHSLEQYRNLVVKQVNGAIIRLRDVANVTLGNDDYDSATRFNGKTAVYIGIQVAPTANLLDVVNGVKAVYPELQRQLPNGITSEILYDSTDFVNSSIDEVVHTLVEAIGIVIVVVFMFLGSWRSVLIPVIAIPLSLIGTFGLMLLMGFSINLLTLLALVLAIGLVVDDAIIVVESVHRLIDEGVPPVEAAIQSARALASPIIAMTVVLIAVYVPVGFQGGLTGALFTEFAFTLAGAVTVSAVIALTLSPMNCAWLLRRTERDATTLEARLVRAIDHVLERLAQSYRRGLESVFATKPVVVVFALLLLAMIPWLYVSSTSELAPDEDQGIVLSLTNSAPSATLEQRQFYGQQLYGLIAQRPETRTVFQIDTSTQVIGGWVLKPWDQRKATTSTLQPEFQQLLNGIAGARSVAFQPSPLPGSNGLPVQFVIGTTGAFGELNDVSRDFMAKALASGRFIFLDSDLKIDKPQTTVVFDRDKAADLGLKMSDLGGALATMLGGNYLDYFSLEGRSYKVIPQVRQNDRLTDSQLLDYSIRAGGNAMVPLSTVARLEHKTIPESLNHFQQINAATISGVAMPGIAMGDALATLKEIAKSLPSGYSVDYGGASRQLMQESGGFVTTFVFALIIIFLALAALFNSFVDPIIILVSVPMSLAGALIFISLGIGGASINIYTQVGLVTLMGLVSKHGILMVEVANELREQGKDRTEAIIEAATVRLRPILMTTAAMVLGVIPLITASGAGAVSRFNMGLVIATGLAIGTLFTLFVVPVAYALIAHRGTAHEVAGRVTEAIP; this is encoded by the coding sequence ATGCGTTTCACAGACATCTTCATCCGCCGGCCGGTGCTGGCGCTCGTCGTCAGCGCCCTCATCCTCGTGCTCGGCCTGCGCTCGATGTCGACGCTCGCGATCCTGCAATATCCGCGCACGCAGAACGCGATCGTCACGGTGAGCACGGCCTATGCCGGCGCCGATAGCGACATCATCGCCGGCTTCATCACCACGCCGCTGGAGAATGCGATCGCCCAGGCCAACGGCATCGACTACATGACGTCGACCAGCGTCACCGGCAGCAGCACCATCACCGTGAACCTGCGGCTAAACTACGATTCCGGCAAGGCGATGACCGAGATCAACGCCAAGGTGAACTCGGTGCTGAACCAGCTGCCGACCGGCACGCAGCAGCCGACCCTGACCTTGAAGGTCGGGCAGACCATCGACTCGATGTACATCGGCTTCGCCAGCGACGTGCTGGCGCCGAACCAGATCACCGACTACCTCACCCGCGTGGTACAGCCGAAGCTGCAGGCGGTCTCCGGGGTGCAGACCGCCGAACTGCTCGGCGCCAAGAAATTCGCGCTGCGCGCCTGGCTCGACCCCGACAAGCTTGCGGCCTATGGCCTGACGGCAACCGACGTGTCGACGGCACTGTCGGGCAACGACTACATCTCCGGGCTCGGCACCACCAAGGGCCGCCTCGTGCAGGTCGATCTCGCCGCCGCGACCAACCTGCATTCGCTGGAGCAATACCGCAATCTCGTCGTCAAGCAGGTCAATGGCGCCATCATCCGCCTGCGCGATGTCGCCAATGTCACGCTCGGCAATGACGACTACGACAGCGCGACGCGCTTCAACGGCAAGACCGCGGTCTACATCGGCATCCAGGTGGCGCCAACGGCGAACCTGCTCGACGTCGTCAACGGCGTGAAGGCGGTTTATCCGGAGCTGCAACGACAACTGCCGAACGGCATCACCAGCGAGATCCTCTACGACTCCACCGACTTCGTGAACTCGTCGATCGACGAGGTGGTCCATACGCTGGTGGAGGCGATCGGGATCGTGATCGTCGTGGTTTTCATGTTCCTGGGCTCGTGGCGCTCGGTGCTGATCCCGGTGATCGCCATTCCGCTATCGCTGATCGGCACCTTCGGCCTGATGCTGCTGATGGGCTTCTCCATCAACCTGCTGACCTTGCTGGCGCTGGTGCTCGCGATCGGCCTGGTCGTCGACGACGCCATCATCGTGGTCGAGAGCGTCCACCGCCTGATCGACGAGGGTGTGCCGCCGGTCGAGGCTGCCATCCAGTCGGCGCGCGCGCTGGCGAGCCCGATCATCGCGATGACCGTGGTGCTGATCGCGGTCTACGTGCCCGTCGGCTTCCAGGGCGGCCTCACCGGCGCGCTGTTCACCGAATTCGCCTTCACGCTCGCCGGCGCCGTCACCGTCTCGGCGGTGATCGCGCTGACGCTTTCGCCGATGAACTGCGCCTGGCTGCTGCGCCGGACCGAGCGCGACGCCACCACGCTCGAGGCGCGGCTGGTGCGTGCGATCGACCACGTGCTCGAACGGCTCGCACAGAGCTATCGCCGCGGGCTCGAAAGCGTGTTCGCGACCAAGCCGGTGGTCGTGGTGTTCGCGCTGCTGCTGCTGGCGATGATCCCCTGGCTCTATGTCAGCTCCACCAGCGAGCTCGCGCCGGACGAGGACCAGGGCATCGTGCTGTCGCTGACGAATTCCGCGCCCTCGGCCACGCTCGAGCAGCGCCAGTTCTACGGCCAGCAACTGTACGGCCTGATTGCCCAGCGTCCGGAGACGCGCACCGTGTTCCAGATCGACACCTCGACGCAGGTGATCGGCGGCTGGGTGCTCAAGCCCTGGGATCAGCGCAAGGCGACGACCAGCACCTTGCAGCCGGAATTCCAGCAGCTCCTGAACGGCATCGCCGGCGCGCGTTCCGTCGCGTTCCAGCCCTCGCCCCTGCCGGGCAGCAACGGCCTGCCGGTCCAGTTCGTGATCGGCACCACCGGCGCGTTCGGCGAGCTCAACGACGTGTCGCGCGATTTCATGGCCAAGGCGCTGGCGAGCGGCCGCTTCATCTTCCTCGACAGCGACCTGAAGATCGACAAGCCGCAGACCACCGTGGTGTTCGATCGCGACAAGGCTGCCGATCTCGGCCTCAAGATGAGCGATCTCGGCGGCGCGCTCGCGACCATGCTGGGCGGCAACTACCTCGACTATTTCAGTCTGGAGGGCCGCTCCTACAAGGTGATCCCGCAGGTGCGGCAGAACGATCGTCTGACCGACTCGCAGTTGCTCGACTATTCGATCCGCGCCGGCGGCAATGCCATGGTGCCGCTGTCGACCGTGGCCCGGCTCGAGCACAAGACGATCCCTGAGTCGCTCAATCACTTCCAGCAGATCAACGCGGCGACCATCTCCGGCGTGGCGATGCCGGGTATCGCGATGGGCGACGCGCTCGCCACCTTGAAGGAGATCGCGAAGTCGCTGCCATCGGGTTACTCGGTCGACTATGGCGGCGCGTCGCGGCAGCTGATGCAGGAATCCGGCGGCTTCGTCACCACCTTCGTGTTCGCGCTGATCATCATCTTCCTGGCGCTCGCCGCCTTGTTCAACAGCTTCGTCGATCCGATCATCATCCTGGTGTCGGTGCCGATGTCGCTGGCGGGCGCGCTGATCTTCATCAGCCTCGGCATCGGCGGCGCCAGCATCAACATCTACACCCAGGTCGGCTTGGTCACCCTGATGGGCCTCGTCAGCAAGCACGGCATCCTGATGGTCGAGGTCGCCAACGAGCTGCGCGAACAGGGCAAGGACCGCACCGAGGCGATCATCGAAGCGGCGACCGTCCGGCTGCGGCCGATCCTGATGACCACGGCGGCGATGGTGCTCGGCGTGATCCCGCTGATCACCGCGAGCGGCGCCGGCGCGGTGTCCCGCTTCAACATGGGGCTCGTGATCGCGACCGGACTCGCGATCGGCACCCTGTTCACGCTGTTCGTGGTCCCCGTCGCCTATGCGCTGATTGCGCATCGCGGCACGGCGCACGAGGTCGCGGGTCGCGTGACCGAGGCAATCCCATAA
- a CDS encoding efflux transporter outer membrane subunit has protein sequence MFHVCLGLVPRCSALPLRLGLLGCSMLLASCAVGPDFMSPDAPAATGYVAERRLAATASASTPGGNVQSFAPGGDLPGTWWALFHSRQINAFVEEAIRNHPDIEAAQLALRAARENALSQQGALFPQLSASGSAERTQASSTQQGQWPGQTSLYTLYGTSVSVSYALDLWGGTRRQVEALQAQADYQAFKMEATYLSLTANVVTAAISDASLRDQIAATEEIIKAETDQLGRIQHQFDVGAISKSDVLAQEATLAQAKATLAPLQKQLAQQRNQLMAYLGRLPSQDRGEHVTLAELRLPRKLPMSLPSSLVRQRPDIRQAEATLHQATATVGVGVANLLPQVTLSGSYGASGPGRLFSPTTIVWDAASSVSQKLLDGGTLYHTKEADVATFEQDLSLYKSTVITAFQNVADSLRAIQYDAEALKAQAAAEKATADSLAMAVEQFRSGAVPYANVINAQQSYLNARVSRIKSQATRFTDTAALFQALGGGWWNRQDETPAALPRANPGYFAGPNRTTQEAM, from the coding sequence ATGTTTCATGTCTGTTTGGGGCTGGTCCCGAGATGCAGCGCGCTGCCCTTGCGGCTCGGCCTCCTCGGCTGCAGCATGCTGCTCGCGTCCTGCGCCGTCGGCCCGGACTTCATGTCTCCCGACGCGCCGGCCGCAACCGGTTATGTGGCCGAACGTCGGCTCGCCGCGACCGCCAGCGCCTCGACACCGGGCGGCAACGTGCAGAGCTTCGCGCCCGGAGGCGATCTGCCCGGCACTTGGTGGGCGCTGTTTCATTCCCGGCAGATCAACGCCTTCGTCGAGGAGGCGATTCGCAACCACCCGGACATCGAAGCCGCACAATTGGCGCTGCGTGCTGCGCGCGAGAACGCGCTATCGCAGCAGGGCGCGCTGTTTCCGCAGCTGAGCGCAAGCGGCTCGGCCGAGCGTACGCAGGCCTCCAGCACGCAGCAGGGACAATGGCCTGGTCAGACCTCGCTGTACACGCTCTATGGCACGTCGGTGAGCGTCAGCTACGCGCTCGACCTATGGGGCGGCACGCGTCGCCAGGTGGAGGCGCTGCAGGCGCAGGCCGACTACCAGGCCTTCAAGATGGAAGCGACGTATCTGTCGCTGACCGCCAATGTCGTCACCGCCGCGATCAGCGACGCCTCGCTGCGCGATCAGATTGCCGCGACGGAGGAGATCATCAAGGCGGAGACCGACCAGCTTGGCCGGATCCAACACCAATTTGACGTCGGCGCCATCTCCAAATCCGACGTGCTGGCGCAGGAAGCAACGCTGGCGCAGGCCAAGGCGACCTTGGCGCCGCTGCAGAAGCAACTCGCACAGCAGCGCAACCAGTTGATGGCCTATCTCGGCCGGCTGCCGAGCCAGGACCGCGGCGAGCATGTGACCCTCGCGGAGCTGCGGCTGCCGCGCAAGCTGCCGATGTCACTGCCCTCCTCGCTCGTCCGGCAGCGTCCCGACATCCGGCAGGCCGAGGCCACGCTGCACCAGGCCACAGCGACGGTCGGCGTCGGCGTCGCCAATCTGCTGCCGCAGGTGACGCTGTCGGGCAGCTACGGCGCAAGCGGACCGGGCCGGCTGTTCTCGCCGACGACCATCGTGTGGGATGCGGCCTCGAGCGTCAGCCAGAAGCTGCTCGACGGTGGCACGCTGTATCACACCAAGGAGGCGGACGTCGCCACCTTCGAGCAGGATCTGTCGCTCTACAAGAGCACGGTCATCACCGCGTTCCAGAATGTCGCGGATTCGCTGCGCGCCATCCAGTACGACGCCGAGGCGCTGAAGGCCCAGGCCGCCGCCGAGAAGGCCACCGCCGACAGTCTCGCCATGGCGGTCGAGCAGTTCAGGAGCGGCGCGGTGCCCTACGCCAACGTCATCAACGCGCAGCAATCCTATCTCAACGCACGCGTCTCCCGCATCAAGTCGCAAGCCACGCGCTTCACCGACACCGCGGCGCTGTTCCAGGCGCTCGGCGGCGGCTGGTGGAATCGCCAGGACGAGACCCCGGCGGCGCTGCCGCGCGCCAATCCCGGCTATTTCGCCGGTCCCAATCGCACGACTCAGGAAGCAATGTAA
- a CDS encoding PepSY-associated TM helix domain-containing protein produces the protein MNKQLLLKLHRWISLVFALPLLVIIVTGLILSFEPMAQVAAVKPQSVDPARVVALIKQYDPDGKARGLSIDASTQHLTLQGAPGAEVDMTTGAAVEKPAMPSVFSWARRTHEHLIGIPGLTLISTIAMISIMIIGILMGLPRLRNTLSGWHKGTAWFTLPLILLSPLTGLCLELGLTFAGSAPLAAAKRISLPEAVSIVAKDHDLSSVNSIGNRGGRMMARIIEGDELRAYAVTADGLSALPRNWPRLLHEGNWSLIGSAANVLISVALFALLVTGLLIWTQRRLRRPSRVRDVPAKPIVASSMPS, from the coding sequence ATGAACAAGCAGCTTCTGCTCAAACTTCACCGTTGGATCAGCCTCGTCTTCGCGCTGCCATTGCTTGTCATCATCGTGACCGGGCTGATCCTCTCCTTCGAACCGATGGCGCAGGTCGCCGCCGTGAAGCCGCAAAGCGTCGATCCGGCGCGCGTGGTCGCGCTGATCAAGCAATACGATCCCGACGGCAAGGCACGCGGTCTGTCGATCGACGCCTCCACGCAGCATCTGACCTTGCAGGGGGCGCCGGGCGCCGAGGTCGACATGACAACCGGTGCCGCGGTCGAAAAGCCGGCGATGCCCAGCGTCTTCTCGTGGGCGCGCAGGACCCACGAGCATCTGATCGGAATCCCCGGCCTCACCCTGATCTCGACCATCGCCATGATCAGCATCATGATCATCGGCATCCTGATGGGACTGCCGCGGCTGCGCAACACGCTGTCCGGCTGGCACAAGGGCACGGCCTGGTTCACGCTGCCGCTGATTTTGCTCAGCCCGCTCACCGGACTCTGCCTCGAGCTCGGCCTGACCTTCGCAGGCAGCGCGCCGCTGGCCGCAGCCAAGCGCATCTCGCTTCCCGAGGCCGTCAGCATCGTCGCCAAGGACCACGACCTGTCGTCGGTGAACTCGATCGGCAATCGCGGCGGACGGATGATGGCGCGCATCATCGAGGGCGATGAGCTCAGGGCCTATGCCGTCACGGCCGACGGGCTCTCCGCGTTGCCGCGCAACTGGCCGCGCCTGCTGCATGAAGGCAACTGGTCTCTGATCGGCAGCGCGGCCAACGTTCTGATCTCGGTCGCGCTGTTCGCGCTGCTGGTCACCGGCCTGCTGATCTGGACGCAACGCCGGCTGCGGCGCCCGAGCCGCGTGCGCGACGTGCCGGCGAAGCCGATAGTCGCATCCTCGATGCCATCCTGA
- the dctA gene encoding C4-dicarboxylate transporter DctA, producing MTATTLTADSKAGARRGWWKELWVQVMIAMAAGILLGAVKPDLGAQMQPLGDAFIKAIRMLIAPIIFCTVVNGIAHMADMAKVGRVAIKALIYFEAITTLALIIGLTAVNLFQPGVGMNVDPATINSATIEPYVKQTAAVGFVPFLLNIIPQTFVGAFAEGNILQVLFISVMCGFALIWLGDRAKPVTDVIDVAGRMIFGVVRIVMWAAPLGAFGAIAFTVGKFGLGSLAKLGLLLGSFYLTCLIFIAAVLGPIAAFTGFSLWKLIRYIRDEVLVCIATTSSETVLPRMLAKLEAAGCERSIVGLVIPTGYSFNLDGTCLYLATAAVFLAQATNTHLDISHQIGLLLILLVTSKGAAGIAGAAFVVLAATLAATGTIPVASVALVLGIHRLMSQGLTPTNLIGNAVATIVIAKWENGLDATCLREVLDGRKTASDTN from the coding sequence ATGACCGCCACGACCCTCACCGCCGACAGCAAGGCAGGCGCCCGCCGCGGCTGGTGGAAGGAGCTTTGGGTCCAGGTCATGATCGCGATGGCAGCGGGCATCCTGCTCGGCGCCGTCAAGCCGGATCTGGGCGCCCAGATGCAGCCGCTCGGCGATGCCTTCATCAAGGCGATCCGGATGCTGATCGCGCCGATCATCTTCTGCACCGTGGTCAACGGCATCGCCCACATGGCCGACATGGCCAAGGTCGGCCGCGTCGCGATCAAGGCGCTGATCTATTTCGAGGCGATCACGACGCTGGCGCTGATCATCGGCTTGACCGCGGTGAACCTGTTTCAGCCCGGCGTCGGCATGAACGTCGACCCGGCGACGATCAACTCCGCGACGATCGAGCCCTATGTCAAGCAGACCGCTGCGGTCGGCTTCGTGCCGTTCCTGCTCAACATCATTCCGCAGACCTTCGTTGGCGCCTTTGCCGAGGGCAATATCCTGCAGGTGCTGTTCATCTCGGTCATGTGCGGCTTTGCACTGATCTGGCTCGGCGACCGCGCCAAGCCGGTGACGGACGTGATCGATGTCGCCGGCCGGATGATCTTCGGTGTCGTTCGGATCGTGATGTGGGCAGCGCCGCTGGGCGCATTCGGCGCCATCGCCTTCACCGTCGGCAAGTTCGGCCTGGGCTCGCTGGCGAAGCTCGGCCTGCTGCTCGGCAGCTTCTATCTCACGTGCCTGATCTTCATCGCCGCCGTGCTCGGCCCGATTGCCGCCTTCACCGGCTTCAGCCTGTGGAAGCTGATCCGCTACATCAGGGACGAGGTGCTGGTCTGCATCGCCACCACGTCATCGGAGACCGTGCTGCCGCGCATGCTGGCGAAACTCGAAGCCGCTGGCTGCGAACGCAGCATCGTCGGTCTCGTCATCCCCACCGGCTATTCGTTCAATCTCGACGGCACCTGCCTCTACCTCGCGACCGCCGCGGTGTTTCTGGCGCAGGCGACCAACACGCATCTCGACATCAGCCACCAGATCGGGCTGCTGCTGATCCTGCTGGTGACGTCGAAGGGCGCGGCCGGCATCGCGGGCGCCGCCTTCGTCGTGCTGGCCGCCACGCTCGCCGCGACCGGTACGATTCCGGTCGCCAGCGTCGCGCTGGTGCTCGGCATCCATCGCCTGATGTCGCAGGGGCTGACGCCGACCAACCTGATAGGCAATGCAGTCGCCACCATCGTCATCGCGAAGTGGGAGAACGGCTTGGACGCGACATGCCTGCGCGAGGTGCTCGATGGCCGCAAGACGGCATCTGATACAAATTGA